The genomic stretch GGTGGATTTGTGGAGGGTCACGGAGAGGAGTGGCTATATCTTAACCCTTGAGCTATCCTTGTGGggtgacccaagccttacattgacgtgctATGAAAAAGTTCTGCGCACGgtcttgttgggtccagatgaccccactccaaACGGGCACAGTtgtgtcttacagttccctTGAGGGTCGTACGGCCACCTTAAGGCAGTGGTCTCCAACccccgggccgcggaccggcaCCGGTCTTTGCATCACTTGGTAccagaacacaaacagaaacaaatgaagaaatacactaacttagattatttccgTTGTATTTCCGTTTCGTTTagtttctgatcctgaaggaagtttttctttaaaggacttctggattctgttcacaacatcgtCGGTCATGCAACTTAAAGCAGCTACCTGGATGGCTAACTACATCGCTAAGCTAGtagctaaaaagctaaatacaaaaaccaaagaataaaacatttttggaaagtgTCTTCGAGGAGAAAAGGTCCAGCGAGGAAACCAAAGAAAAGCCTTTGACTGCacaaaacaataaagctgctgtttacagacaaaaccgggAGTTTTCCCAGACAAACGGAATTATCGAGAcagttctcatgtagcagaagccgcTCTGTCTGATACGCAGCAACAAACTCTGGAGTGTTTCACacgcagataataaagttggagacacaGTGGTTTCACGTTTTTATTTAGAGCATACTAATTTTACGACAATTTGTTTGgctgtatttatccatcacaccttaaatgtcggacgtagctgaagctagcatcAGTTGTTAGCCTTCACTTTGACGTTTAAGGGAAAATCttaatcacaaagttcaaaccagcCGCAAAGATTTCAGGGAGAATGAATACAGTCACTGCACATGCCCCCTTATAGACGAAGCCTCGCTATAATCTCGTGATAATTACACCAAATCTCGCGATACCTTGGGCAGTGGGCTTAGCGAAACGTGTTAgacgttttcaaacaaaatttcttgCAGTAGCATTCTACtatgaaaatagattttcataaaCCGGAAGCTTAAAAATTCCAACTTTGACCCCATTCAGAccggtctgtgaaaatattatCCAATTTGAACCGGTCTGTGGcttgaaaaaggttggggaccaatgccttaagggacgtcatgaaaatggaatgtaccattgtcatgGGTGTGGTaggtgtatcgtgaagtattcgtAAGGATAGTGGAAGTTAGGCGCACTTATGGTAtacgggtgatgctgtcgtacggtgtccttacgccacactctcGTCATTAGTAGCCCAATCAGGCAATTTTTTGTGATATAGGCCATATAagtaaaattgaactgaatagTAAGGTGTGAGGACAGGCTCTTTATTGACCGCACACAAATGCTGCACGCATGTGggttcactgagcggtccacCACCTTAATATTTCATGCAGGTAACCTGCATACCAGTAccggtttgaccatttttctcCCGCAGAAAGCCTTTATCCACCCGCAAGGACAGCTGGGACAAAGACTTGAAGTTTCAGATAAGAATAATGTATATGTTGAATTATTGCAATGAAATCTGGACTGCAAACAGTCCTCTGTTTCAGGAGTGTTAACATGTGCAGCGTTAAACCTCTCCGAGCCAGTTCTTACTTTAAGAAATGGGATGTCATTTGGTGAAATTCTGTCAGTAAATTTCGAGAAACACTGAACAATTTGTGCATCATGCTATAGAGTTCTGGCGTGGGGGAGTTGGCCCTAAATAGACAAACAAATGAACCCACTTTCATTTCCCTCGTTTCAGTCAAAACTCTGAGGACCTTCCAGCCTTTTAGTACCGCGGGGCGTTGCACAGCACGCCACAAAACAACCGCGGTTTCACAGCAAACCCCAAGAAACTTCAGCAAAAAGGAAACCTATAggtttttaccattttactaAAGGTATTTCAGACATTAAAGAGATTATTGAATAGAAATTAAgcagtttaacatttttgtcttaacATTTGGTGggttttaaatcaataaacctTACATTTTGGCCTCTCAgttaattaaatcaaagtttttaattcttaaactatttaaagtctgaaataatgttttatagATCATAAATGTATATTGGATTCAAAACACTTGAATTGTGTGTACGCTATTCATATTTATATGCTGTTAATCACTTTATGACTGCAATTGTTCACTCTAGTTTACAGCTTTATTGAAGGACTGGCACCCTTCTATTTACTGACACGTGCAGAATTCAAAAGCAAACatcatgatttttattttgaggaaaaactaCACTCAGTACAAATCAAACATGATGATATTCAGATTTGAGCTCAAACTCCCCATAAAAGGCCACAGCAGCAAAACCAAAATCCATCTTTAAaagacaaatgcaaaaaaagtcaatgttttaaggttttgtaattttttacaattcaatattaattattatttgttttaaatttgtttgtaaattatggtgcagtcttttttcaaacttgttttaacTAAAAGAGTTCTGAAATGcttaaataaaggaaatgaatggaaataaaacaatcaaaatttcttggtttaatattttgtgctgtttatttaatttatgttttatttccttcattGGTATTGgtgtaattttattaaattcacTCATTTTCAGCTCTAGAAAAGGATAAATTGTGGTTTTTGGTGAGAAATGATTTAAAGAAtgtaaattaagtatttttccTGTGTGGTAAAATATGTTTCTATCGGATAATAAAgtcttttagatgtttttagaGCTGCAGGAGCCGGTACAGAGGAGTCCTGCCGCCGCTGCTCCTCTCTTCGGCTCCGCTTCTCCCGCTGCTCCGCCACCTTTATGGGAGCCCCGCCCTGAAATCAGTCGATGAAGTCCAGCGCGGCTCTCCACACGCCGAGCCAATCAGATGCCGGGAGGGGTGGTCTTCTGCCGGTGGTCCGTGGGGccggcagccaatcagagcgcgCCCTCGCCACACAAAGCGCTCGCGTCAACGGCCGTTGGTCGTTTGAACGGGACATTATTcatgtgggggcggggcttattTAAGGAGTCACGATGGGGCGAGATAGCGGTTTGCATATACAAGTAACGGAAAGACAAACGcgaaggtttttttgttgtttcgtGACAAAAACCGGATGAAGTTTCAATTTAGAAGTTAaagaccccccccacccccaccccccacacacacacacacacgttccTTCacatgttgctaataaagttatcCAGATTCAAATCTGtcccacttacagacaaatcaGCGCCATTTTGATGTCGtttcaaatcaatattttattttgtggagAAGTAACGGAGTTTTTAACTCCACGCACCCACCGTCCGAACAGCGACGCTTTCCGCCTGACCGCCTTTATtatgtgaggaggaggaggagcagcgggaggaggagcgggaggaggaggaggagtgccCTTCTTCTACGACCCGATGCTGGCGGAGCCTCCGACTCATTTCACCGCCGACTCCGTCCGAGCAGCTCGGTCCTCCTGCGGCTCCTCCGTCTCACTAAAGTGGACTTTCCGTTTTTTAGGAACCTTTTTAAAGTGCCAACAGAGCCGGAGCGGCGCGGGAGGAGCACGCGGAGCCACGAGGAGAACTTCCACCCCCACTTTGCTGCTCCGGAGCCGGCGGAACTGAGGTTTCACAACCGCACTCCTCGCCCTCTTTTAccttcttctgtttgtttttgccaaatCGCTTTTTTTCCCGAGCGCGTGAAGTTGTGCACGCGGGCACCATGACTCGGAGATCGTGCTGCATTTACGCCACGGGGATCGTCAGCGCTCACCTCCTCATCGTGGGCATCGCCTTGGTGGTGGCTCAGGTCTTCCAAACCATGATCCACAACCGCCTGAAGCAGGTAGGTCCGCGCGCGTGCCGGTGCCGCATGATCGGTGTGGAAGTCCCGTTACGCGGATGCGCATCAGATGATCAGCTTTCACGTGCGCTCCGAGGGTTCGATCCCCACAGTGACAGGGGTCTTTGAACGCATCAGTTACATTTCAGTGAGGGAATTTGTCATTTTGTGGCCTTTTTTCTGGGACCTTCCTGTGACCCAGTGACACATTTCATCACTGCTACCTGGAGAGTTCACCTGGAGACCATGTGACCTGGGGGGTGTGCAGGGATCATTTAGAGACCAAATCAAAGTAGAGGTGGTTCTCCTGAAGGAGCTCAATATTTGACATTTGTGGGGGGGTCTCTCTTCCTGCAGAGGTGATGGAGAGGGTGGGGTTGCAGGCGTCCCGCATCCTGCTGACCTGCTCCTATCCCAGAATGCCTCACATTCCACTTTCAGATGCCAATCCATCACTCTAGCTCCACATTtttgagggaggaggaggaggaggaggaggcgcgcCTGAATTTACCCTCTCCTAAATCCTGGACGGTGGCCCGAATGAGGAGTTTGGGAAGTTCATCCACTGCAGCCGGTGTGACGTGAACCGGCACATAATCCTCTTTTGCCACAGTTTTCCCGTTAAACGAACCCACCCCCCCTCGCGGTGAATGGATGCTGCTGTGGAGGAGCGTCCTGAAGCCCTGTGAGGAATGCCACTGACTTCTTACCCCGAGGGCACAATTTCTGCCCCACAGCCATGGCCCAATTTTTCGCTCCTGCCTCGCCCAATCAGATGACGGCAGAGCAGGAGTCATACTCCTCCTGCCACGCCCCTCTGCCGTGTTTGGAAGACTTCCCACCGAGTGAAAGGAGCCTTGAAGATCAGCCGTCATCAAACCTTCAGCTGAAGGTCACTGACCGGCACACGGACGAAGGTTGAGGACGTTCCTGAGCCGGCACCATTTCAAACCAGCTGGGCTTCAGCACCGTCTTCTTCACTTCCAGCTTTTAATTAGAAAGTCAGCAGGACTCCAGAGAGTCCAGCCCCTTAAATACCTCTACAAGGAAGCCTTGATGTCTGTGGcaccaaaataaaaccatttcatTTCATAAAGACATATTTAAGGAGAATCCCGGTATCTGAGATGATCacatttctgtgtttaaaacCGGATTCTTAATCCCCTTTTATTTTAACGccaccagcagctcctcctcctcccgtgGAGGACGCCGTTTGTCCAAAACATGTTTGAATCCTAGAAACAGCGACGCAAACAGGAAGCTTTAAGTGAAGGCGTCGCAGAGATAAGCAGCTGTGAAAGGCGAGCGTGTGCGGCTTCTTCAAGTGCATCTGTGCACGTtcggggaggaggaggaagttcCTCTGCTGTTTAAAGTGCTTACCGAGGCGGGCCGGTTTCCCGACCCGGAACACCTCACTCCGCCCTGAAAGTCTGATCTGTTTACTAAAGACTCACCATCATGGAAACAGTttatttctgatgatggaagacgtttataaagaacattaagattcttaaatatttctttcattcaaattgttgagaatcaagtgcagatgaaaaaaacagctttaaagagATTGTGTTTGTGAGGTAGAACATATTCTGGCCCTGATGGATCCACctgcagactaatagatccatgaacgtcttcgtctGGATAACTCTGATGTCATTTCCGTTTTTGTTGCTCCGtgaatgttaggttggggttgtgaggggctgtaagctagtgggagagcccTTCAACTCTgggctcagtggccttgtggtggagtgtccgccctgagactggaaggtcgtgagatTGAATCCCAGCTGCGTCATACCAAAGGGAAAATGGGACTCAGGGAccccctgcttgacactcagcattaaggggttggattggggggttaaaccaccaaatggctccagagcgcggctgtgtctgcagctcaccaaatgcagagaacaaatttaacAGACATAGTCATGTGACAAATAAtgggactttagctttaacatggAGGTTAAAGGAGCTACGCgactaaagtaacaaacatctgtttgagctggaatttattgaagacaggacacaactggaataTGTACAGTATTCTGCTTCTAAAATGAAAgggtttttttgctgatcatcactggatAAGGGAGAAATAGAGGGtcgtgttagtctgggggcggagcttgcagcacaccCTCTTCCTGGAGAGAGCTGTTGGCATCAGTCTTACGTCGGCACGTTTCCAAccactcgtttttgtgggtatgggaggggctgctggtttttagaggattactcttaaatgcatgaactgGTCAAAATACCGCTTTTGGGTTCTTtacagtgaggaatgaacagtaaaatgcatttaaaacctcaaaaagtagaattttcatggtagagcctctttaacattttgtagtaaaattgcctaaaaaccCCTAATACATGCGAATTCTGCAAaagtatttagtgtgttgcttaaatatgaactaaactccaaattagcccaaaaaccttagtaggtgttggattagccaaaaaagttagcttgttacTTAAagactagctaaactccaaaatggcctaaaattcctcagtaaacgaaattagtcaaaaatgttaacctaatgctaaaatagaagcgaaactctaaattagcctataaaaacctcagtagataacaaactagtcaaaagcgttagcatgttgctaaaatattagctaaaagatgaaaacatatccaTGAGTATCTTTAAAGGCTTGTtaataatctacttaaaattttgaaatttacgactctctcattcattttgctcaatatctcaaaaactataaagtttatgaaaaccaaaaatacaagcagtaatgttctgaacgttttgataccaagatttgctgaaatctctgaaagtgtgattgagtttttaggtgcagaaagcagcaggaggatcATGATGGTGTGAATGCTGACCAACCAATCACACTATCGTAACGCTCACAGGGGTTTCTCACGCCGTCTTTGCTCCTCAGGAAATCACGCTGACGGAGAAGAGTCAGGTGTTCGAGTCCTGGAAGAACCCCCCTCCACCCGTCTACATGGAGTACTACTTCTTCAACGTGACCAACCCCTGGGAGTTCCTCCAAGGCAAGAAAGCTTCTGTGAAGCAGATCGGCCCGTACACGTACAGGTAAGTGCTAGTCTCCGGCcaggaggggggcggggcttgtgtcCGGGATTCACAGAGTCTCTCTCCTCTGCAGGGAATACAGGCCGCGGGAAAACGTCACGTTCCTGGAGAACGGCACCAAGCTCTACGCCCTGAACCCCAAAACCTTCGTTTTCGTGCCAGAGAAGTCCGCTGGTAACCCCGAGGTGGACGTGGTCACCACCATCAACATCCCCTTCGTGGTGAGGAAGCGGCGCGGTCTCCAGCTTCGGATGACGGCTGCGATTTCATTTCCTCAAACATTCGTTCGGTCCAGCCGGAGGAACCAGGAGTTCCTCCTCGCCGCGACCTTTCCTCCACTCCAACGGCGTGTCCTCTGTCTGCAGGCGGTGATGAACGAGCTGAACTCCTACTCCTTCTTGCTGCGGAGCATGGTCTCCGTCTACATCTCCTCCCTGGGCGTGGACGTCTTCATGAACCGCACCGTCCACGAGATCCTGTGGGGCTTCAAGGACCCACTGCTCTCCAAAATCCACAACATGCGGCCCAGCGTGGACGAGCACTTCGGCCTGATGTGGAAGGTGAGCGTGACGTGGGTTCAAGTCCCGCCGAGCGTCCTGTTTTTGCTGCAGGAGGATGTTTAGGTCAGCGTGTGCTGATTGGTCAGGTTTTACTTCTCGTTCAGTCAGCATCTCCTCACAAGGAGAGACGCGATGACGCTGCCTTCCTCAATCCAGAGCAGGAGCGAATAAAACTGTCGACACGGCAAGAGTTTAATGTTACAAATAACAATGATCTGTTTTTACTGAAGAAATCTGATGTCAAAATCAAGAAACGGGCTTTCAGAGTGAAAAATAAGATGAAGGCTGATAAAAAgaattacttcaaaataaatgtcacacagcccaaaaataagtaatttttgcCAGTCATTggtaaataatttgaattttttagtttttattaacttAATTGTTGTTAATTTGACAATTTCAGAGCTAtttgagtcttaaatcaagtttttctgcTCTCAAGAAATATACATAATtcctatttattattaaaaaaacagaaggtcatcctaatttctttaaagctaaagttagacgatgcggctccttctagcttttgatcagtagaaaacgaacccaaatggctctttcaatGATAAAGTTTACCGACCCCTGGTCTGAAGCAAGATCAGATCAGTTTTCCATCTGGACGTTGAATGCCTGTTGAACCCCCCCTGACCTCCAGTGACCCCCCCTGACTTCCAGTGACCCCTCCTCAGCAGCTCTAACGTCTTCCCCTTTCTCCTGCAGAAAAACGGCACTCATGAAGGAGAATTCGTCTTCCACACCGGCGAGCAGAACTATCTGGACTACGGCAAAATCGACACGTGGAACGGCCTGAGGTATCCATCCGCCGGACGGACGGACGCTTTTTTGGGAAACAGCACTTTACCTAAACCTTCTCGTGTTTGCATTATTGCACAATCCGAAATGATCCCTGCTTCTACGCAGAGTGAGGTTGCAAAACGAACGTTTGGATAACCGACATCTGCGAATGCGGTCAACTCCTGTGGGTTCAAACCGGTTCTGACGGGACGCTCACGTCACACGCCGCCCCACTGACATTTAGAGTTTCCACTCTGTCAGATTTGATGGGCAGAATTTCCTCATGactcaacatttattttagaaatgaggTCACAACTTGAACCGATCTACCCAGAATTAGGGATCAGGATGTGAACGCTCCGTTATGGGACTTtctaacctttattttgaagattactaCAGTGggaaatgacttttattttgaaaaataatttggatttcCTGGAAGAAAGTTTGAACATCAGGACCCCTCCTGTCTCTGCAGGGAAATGTCCTGGTGGTCGTCCAACCAGAGCAACATGATCAACGGAACGGACGGCGCCGTCTTCCACCCGCTCATCAACCGGAACGAGCTGCTGTACATCTTCGCCGCCGATCTCTGCAGGTGGGTTTGGATTTGTTTACAGTCAAAGCGAGCTCAGACTTCCACGGAGTCGGGCTTTGTTCTAGGGCCGCCACAAACGATtcttttaatagtcgactaactGGATCGtgactaactaaaaataaagacgatGAAGACAATAGTttactaaccctttaacgccgAAGCTCCAGCattaatgttctttaatttactgtaacttttcagccgtcaacacgatcaacgtaattccagcagattgaaggagaaaagaggcgCGAGTGTTGACGGTTGAAaggttacagtatgttaaagattttgtgtttaagtgtcaccgacAACGCctcaggagttaaagggttaaactagaAAGTAGTCgcaaagatgctgaagctttttgctgaaaatggcgaCGCAATTGACTTTTAagtgctgaagggatttactgaaaatgcaaaagctattttcaaaatgttaaatttgttataAGACTGGAAactttgttaaagaactatgaaagagcgttgaagttgacctaaatttcttaacattttgcagtaaaattgctCAAATATTTATCGCGTTGCTAAAATactcgctaaactccaaaataaccacaaattccccagtaaactaaattagtcaaaaatgttagcctgttgaaaaaaaataggacctaaactctaaattagtctagaaaaaccctcagtagataacaaagtagccaaaaagctaacgcATTGCctacatactagctaaactccaacatagcctgaaattcctcagtaaactaaattattcagaaacgttagcttgatgcttaactctaaattatcctaaaatcCTCAGGAgatgccatattagccaaaaagctaacacattgcttaaatattagctaaaatagcctgaaactcctaatcgactattaaattagtcgtcagcTATTTGAACATtcgattagtcgtctaatcgCAGCCGCCCGTCTTTGTTCTGAGAAGCCGTCCGAGCAGGAAGTTGGGTTTCTGAAGCGGCGTTTGGTTTGTCGGCCCTCAGGTCCATCCACCTGGCGTACGTGGAGGACGTGGAGGTGAAGGGGATCCAGGCGTACCGCTTCGCCCCCCCGGCAGACGTCCTGATGAACCCCAAAGACAACCCCACCAACGCGGGCTTCTGCGTGCCGGCCGGAGACTGCCTGGGCACCGGCGTGCTGAAAGTCAGCGTGTGCCGAGAAGGTAAGCACCGCCGTTTGACCTCGTTCTGCAGCGGTGTGCGGGACAACGACCCTGAAAGCTTCCACCAGCGAGCGGCGTGCTGCGTTTACTCAACCGGCGTCAATGATTAACCCTGCTGACGGCGCGGCGGGTTGTTGAGCGTTTTTACGGCTCTGATAAGGCAATCGGAGCCGTGATTGAGGATCAGGGTCATTGATGGCCGCTACTGAACGCTGGACTTTGCTGTTTACTCATCCAGATCGATCCTTTCGTTTGCTTTGCTTTCTTCACTCGTTTGGGAGGAAATTCTGCCGACTCGGGATGTCACGCTGACTTCCTCTGCAGCGGATGAACTCGCCGCCGCTCTAAAGCGTTAGTTTTTTATGGACACCAAACAGAAACCATCGTGAAATATGCAAACGAGGAGATTGGTTATCCTGTAGCTGcaggtttttcttctttattcaaattctaaTCAAAGCAGAAATGATTCTCAAATGCAGACCTCCTTTTGTCTGCTTTTCAGCACAAATCAGTATTTCTGCTcagatttttggttttttaattaaatttcattttcatatttattcaattaaaggaaaatcataaaatacaaccttgagttgtaaactcaaacatgatggaaacaaaaaaagacaaaagaaaaacatttattttctgccccttttaacaaatcaataaatcagtCGGTGAAAAAGAAATAAGGATCCAATGAgagaagaaagaacaaaaatgtacaattctTAACATCACCCAGTGTGAAATGGACTCAATACCTCAGGGAAGAGGAGTTTTATTGATACTATATAGATTTATAGTTgttgattttactgtttttaatgtcgtttttaaaacttgatattgtagcgtttttaatttctgtgctcaatttattccatttatttcCTCATATACTGACACACTTCACTCCTTCAGAAGGATTCTGTGTTTagattcaattttctttttcttttcatgaatctttttattaaattaggaGGAACGAATTTCATATTTACactatacaaacattttaaaatattaaagttaacaagatccactcccatgaaaattcagtttttaatgtggacatgtataaagaaaatgaagctgaaagctaCATTATTTTCCGAACTGGACATCTGGATCGTCCTCATCTTGTTTTAATGTTAGTttggattgtgaggggctgtaagctagtgcaagcaaagggatgatgggaaatgaggccAGACTTACTCCACCAATTAAAAGAACATTATAATCCGGTTGATCTGgaggaaacaggaagtcccCAGTGACCATGATGACTCCCTGATGTCCTCCAGCCGTCGTCCTTCTGCGCGTGACCTCGTCTCCAGGAACATAGAAGCTCTGTCCTTCAGTCTCAAGGTCTCGTTATCGTTCCAGCAGATATCAGAGGGAAGTTTCctctttctgttgttgtttatcAACCTTCACGCCCCAATAAAAGCTATCGCCGCTCCATCTGTCCTAGACGGCGTCTTATCTCCTGTCCTCACGTGTGTTTTCCACTCCTCTCAGGCGCTCCCATCGTGGTCTCCTTCCCTCACTTCTATCAAGCCGACCCCGAGTACATCAACGCCGTGGAGGGGATGAACCCCAACAAGGAGGAGCATGAGACGTACCTGGACCTGCAGCCTGTAGGTCCTCCGCCGTCCGGCCGCGGAGCTGCAGCGTGAAGATCAGCGCTGACACTGTGTGTGCTCGTGTTTGCAGACCTCAGGAGTTCCCATCCGCGCCTGCAAGAGAGCTCAGCTCAACGTCATCGTGAAGAGAATCCCGGGCTTCCCGTGAGTCTCCGTCCGTCACGCTCGTGGAGTCAGGATCTGGTCAAAGGGACGGAGAAACACACAAACCGACATTTCAAAACGGTTTTAAACTCTAAAGTTCACTTCTCCGTGACCCCTGAAGACTCCAGAGCGGGACTATCTGGTGTTTGGATTTCAacgtcatatatatatatatatatttaagttttaaatatttattttgtttacaattagtgcttttgagtttttttagctCATAATAAGTCATTTTCCGTCTCTTTAACCGTATCCTGACTGGACTCCATGTTGACCTCTTGACCTTTCGTGACCTTCTGGTTTCTTCCGT from Oryzias melastigma strain HK-1 linkage group LG9, ASM292280v2, whole genome shotgun sequence encodes the following:
- the scarb2a gene encoding lysosome membrane protein 2a isoform X1, translated to MTRRSCCIYATGIVSAHLLIVGIALVVAQVFQTMIHNRLKQEITLTEKSQVFESWKNPPPPVYMEYYFFNVTNPWEFLQGKKASVKQIGPYTYREYRPRENVTFLENGTKLYALNPKTFVFVPEKSAGNPEVDVVTTINIPFVAVMNELNSYSFLLRSMVSVYISSLGVDVFMNRTVHEILWGFKDPLLSKIHNMRPSVDEHFGLMWKKNGTHEGEFVFHTGEQNYLDYGKIDTWNGLREMSWWSSNQSNMINGTDGAVFHPLINRNELLYIFAADLCRSIHLAYVEDVEVKGIQAYRFAPPADVLMNPKDNPTNAGFCVPAGDCLGTGVLKVSVCREGAPIVVSFPHFYQADPEYINAVEGMNPNKEEHETYLDLQPTSGVPIRACKRAQLNVIVKRIPGFPKTRHINETIFPIMFVNETATIDDESAAQMKTLLLIVTLVSNFPVFIVGMGIILLLVLVVLFCRNRQKKNEVKRIDFNEAFPSFATGKDDTAYTQVSNKPDESAETPAGQMIRNGSYIALSPVDAQKC
- the scarb2a gene encoding lysosome membrane protein 2a isoform X2; the encoded protein is MTRRSCCIYATGIVSAHLLIVGIALVVAQVFQTMIHNRLKQEITLTEKSQVFESWKNPPPPVYMEYYFFNVTNPWEFLQGKKASVKQIGPYTYREYRPRENVTFLENGTKLYALNPKTFVFVPEKSAGNPEVDVVTTINIPFVAVMNELNSYSFLLRSMVSVYISSLGVDVFMNRTVHEILWGFKDPLLSKIHNMRPSVDEHFGLMWKKNGTHEGEFVFHTGEQNYLDYGKIDTWNGLREMSWWSSNQSNMINGTDGAVFHPLINRNELLYIFAADLCRSIHLAYVEDVEVKGIQAYRFAPPADVLMNPKDNPTNAGFCVPAGDCLGTGVLKVSVCREGAPIVVSFPHFYQADPEYINAVEGMNPNKEEHETYLDLQPTSGVPIRACKRAQLNVIVKRIPGFPKTRHINETIFPIMFVNETATIDDESAAQMKTLLLIVTLVSNFPVFIVGMGIILLLVLVVLFCRNRQKKTGKDDTAYTQVSNKPDESAETPAGQMIRNGSYIALSPVDAQKC